Part of the Micromonospora inyonensis genome, GGGCAGGTGGGCCGAGACGACGGTGAAGCCCTGGGTCAGCCCCCGGTGGGTGACCGGCACCCCCGCCAGCTCCGGTACGGAGATCGAGCTGGAGATGCCGGGCACCACCTCGACCGGGACGCCCGCCGCCTGGCAGGCCTGGACCTCCTCCATGCCCCGGCCGAAGACGAAGGAGTCGCCCCCCTTGAGTCGGACCACCCGGTGGCCGGCGCGGGCCTCCGCCACGAGGATCTCGTTGATCCGCTCCTGGGGGACGAACGCCCCCCGGGGCACCTTGGACACGTCGATCACCCGCACCCCGGGCCGCAGTTCGCGCAGCAGCGCGTGCGGCACCAGCCGGTCGGCGACCACGACGTCGGCCTCGGCGAGCCGGTCGAGTCCGCGCCGGGTCATCAGGTCCGGGTCGCCGGGGCCGGCTCCCACCAGGGTCACCCGGCCGGTGACCGGGCCGTCCGCATGGGACGGCGGCACCGCCGGCGTGGGCGTCGGGTCCACGGTGTCCTCCTCGGAGCGGCGCGGGACGGAGATAGTCGTGCCGCTGCGGTGCCCGTGTGCTGCGGCGGCGAATCCGGCGGCCAGGCGGGGGTGCCCGGCCCAGTGCACGTGCAGGTAGGAGGCGTGCACGGTGGCGGCGGGTCCGGCGACGAAGCCGTCCACGGCGTGGCTGGTGGTGCCGTGCGCCACGGACGGCCGGGGCCGGAACCGCCAGGCGTGGGTCGGCTCGCCGACCGGGTCGACCCGGGTGCGGTGGAACTCGTGCCCGGTGACCAGGTCGTCGGCGTCGGTCAGCACGCTGGCGGTGACCGCGCGGGCCTCCCGGTAGCCGAGGACGAGCCGGTCGGTCATCCGGGCGGTGGCGTCGAGCACCCCGGCCATGGGCGCGCCGTCGAGGTCCCGGGCGAGGTAGAGCAGGCCGGCGCACTCGGCCACCACGGGCAGGCCGGCGGCGGCGTGCGCGGCCACCACCTCGCGCATCGGTCGGTTGGCGGAGAGGTCTGCCGCGTACACCTCGGGGAAGCCACCGCCCAGGTAGAGGCCGGCGCAGTCGGCGGGCAGCGTCTCGTCGCGCAGCGGGTCGACGGTGGCCAGGCGCAGGCCGGCGGCGCTGAGCAGTTCGTCGGTCTCGGCGTACCGGAAGGTGAACGCCGCCCCGGACGCGACCGCGACGGTGGCGTCGGCGGTGAACCCGCCGAGTTCGGCGACCGGATCCCAGGCCGGGCCGGTGAGGGCGGGCGCGCGGCGGGCGAGGGCGAGCACCGCGTCGAGGTCGACCCCGGCGGCGACGTGGGCGGCGAGCGCGTCGACGGTACGGCGGGCCGCGGCGGCCCGTTCGGCGACCGGGACCAGCCCGAGGTGCCGGCTGGGGGTGTCCAGCGACGCGTCCCGGCGCAGCGCGCCGAGCACCGGCACGCCGGTGGAGACGAGCGCCTCCCGGATCTCCGCCTCGTGGGTGGCGGAGCCGACCTTGTTCAGGACGACCCCGGCGACGGTGAGCTGCGGGTCGAAGGTGGCGAAGCCGTGCACCAGCGCGGCGATGCTGCGGGACGTGCCGGACACGTCGACCACCAGCAGCACCGGGGTGCGGGTGAGCCGGGCGACGTGGGCGGTGCTGGCGAAGCCGGCCCGGCCGACGGCCCCGTCGAGCAGGCCCATCACGCCCTCGATCACGGCGACGTCGGCGGGCGTGCCCACGGTGGCCCCGTGCAGCAGGAGCGGCACGACGCGCTGCTCGCCCTGGAGGAAGGGGTCGAGGTTGCGGCCCCGGCGACCGGTGGCGAGTTCGTGGTAACTGGGGTCGATGTAGTCGGGGCCCACCTTGTGGCCGCTGACGGTCAGGCCACGCTGCCGCAGGGCCGCCATCAGGCCGGTGGCGACGGTGGTCTTGCCCTGCCCGGAGGCCGGCGCGGCGACCAGGATCCGGGGCGGAGCGGTCACCATTCGATCCCCCGCTGGCCCTTCTGGCCGGCGTCCATCGGGTGCTTGATCTTGGTCATCTCGGTCACCAGGTCGGCGGCGTCGACGAGGCGCGGGTCCGCGTCGCGCCCGGTGATCACGACGTGCTGCCGGCCGGGGCGGTCCCGGAGGGTGGCCACCACGTCGTCGACGTCGACCCAGCCCCACTTCATCGGGTAGGTGAACTCGTCGAGCACGTACAGGTCGTGCTCGTCGGCGGCGATCCGGCGCTTGATCTCCGCCCAGCCCTCGGCGGCCTGGGCGGCGTGGTCCGCTTCGGTGCCCTGGGTACGGCTCCAACTCCAGCCGGCGCCCATCTTGTACCAGCTGACCGGGCCACCCTGGCCGGTCTCCTCGTGCACCCGGCCGAGCGTGGTGAGGGCGTTCTCCTCCCCCACCGTCCACTTGGCACTCTTGACGAACTGGAAGACGGCGATCGACCAGCCCTGGTTCCAGCCGCGCAGGGCCAGGCCGAACGCGGCGGTGGACTTGCCCTTCATCTGACCGGTGTGGACGATCAGCAGCGGCCGGTTGCGCCGTTGCCGGGTGGTGAGGCCGTCGTCGGGAACGGCGACCGGTTGTCCCTGTGGCATCAGGCTGCCCCGCTTCCGTGTCGGACGGCGGTGCGGGAGCGCACCGCCTGGGTGAGGGTGGGCGCGGCGACGTCGGCCAACGGCAGGTGTTCACCGGCCAGGCTCGCGGCGAGTTCGGCGGCCAGGCGCATCCGGATCCGTCCCTGTTCGCAGTCGACCACCACGGCGGGCACGCCGTCGGTGGCCAGCAGGCGGGCGCTGCGCAGGGCACGTGGCAGTGCCTCCGGCCCGGCGGTGGCCCGCCCGTCGGTGACCACGACGAGCAGCGGACGGCGACGCGGGTCCCGGATCGCCTCGACGCGCAGCACCTCGCGGGCGCGCAGCAGCCCCTCCGCCAGCGGGGTCCGTCCGCCGGTCGGCAGGGCCTCCAGCCGGGCGGCGGCGACGTCCACGCTGGACGTCGGCGGCAGGGTCAGTTCCGCGTCGGCGGCCCGGAAGGTGACCAGGCCCACCTTGTCCCGCCGCTGGTAGGCGTCGAGCAGCAGGGACAGCACCGCCGCCTTGACCGCGCCGATGCGCTGCCGGGCCCCCATCGAGCCGGAGGCGTCCACGCAGAACAGGATCAGGTTGCTCTCCCGCCCCTGGCGTACCGGCAGGCGGACGTCCCCCGGACGGACCAGGATGCCGGGGCCACGCCGGCCCCGGATCCGCTGGTGGGGCGCGGCGGCCCGCAGGGTGGCCACCAGGTGGGGACGGCCGGAGGCGGGGCCGGTGGGCCGCGCCGTGCCCACGGTCCGGCCGACGGAGGTGACGGCGGCGGAGCGCCGGCCGGCGGTGCCGGCACCGGTGCCGGCCACGG contains:
- the cobA gene encoding uroporphyrinogen-III C-methyltransferase, with the protein product MDPTPTPAVPPSHADGPVTGRVTLVGAGPGDPDLMTRRGLDRLAEADVVVADRLVPHALLRELRPGVRVIDVSKVPRGAFVPQERINEILVAEARAGHRVVRLKGGDSFVFGRGMEEVQACQAAGVPVEVVPGISSSISVPELAGVPVTHRGLTQGFTVVSAHLPPGDPGSTVDWAGVARANTTIVLLMAVQTLPDVTAALIGHGMDPATPAASIENGGTEAQRVLTGRLDDIADVAAAHGLRPPAITVIGEVAAFARTTHASPSAAV
- the cobO gene encoding cob(I)yrinic acid a,c-diamide adenosyltransferase; protein product: MPQGQPVAVPDDGLTTRQRRNRPLLIVHTGQMKGKSTAAFGLALRGWNQGWSIAVFQFVKSAKWTVGEENALTTLGRVHEETGQGGPVSWYKMGAGWSWSRTQGTEADHAAQAAEGWAEIKRRIAADEHDLYVLDEFTYPMKWGWVDVDDVVATLRDRPGRQHVVITGRDADPRLVDAADLVTEMTKIKHPMDAGQKGQRGIEW